The genomic segment TGGCCGAACGCGCGTTCGCGCGGGTCCTGTATGACAGCCATCCGTACGGCCACCTCGGTCTTGGCACCACCGCCTCGCTGACCGCGACCACCGTGGACGAGACGCGCCTGCTGCACGCCGCGTTGTTCGCGCCGGCCGGCTCGACGCTCGTGATCGTCGGCGATCGTCCGGCCGAGGAACTGTTGGACCTGGCCGCCGCCGCCTTTGGCGAGTGGCGCGCCGCCGCCTCGACGATGACGGTCGATCGCGGCGCGGCGCTGGCGGCGCCGCCGGCCATGCCGCTCACGAGGCTCGGCGTCGTCTCGCGGCCCGGCGCGGCGCAGTCGGAGTTGCGCATCGGCCACGCCTGCGCGCCGCGGGCCACGCCCGACTATCACGCGTTGTTGATGCTCAACACGATCCTGGGCGGGCAGTTCGTGAGCCGCATCAACCTCAATTTGCGCGAGGCGAAGGGCTACACCTACGGCGTGCGCACCGGCTTCGACCTGCGGCGCGGCATCGGCCCGTTCGTCATGCAGACCAGCGTGGGCACCGACGTGACGGTGCCGGCGATCCGCGAGGCCCTGAACGAGATTCGCGACATCGCCGCGACCCGCCCGCCGACCGCCGACGAGCTGTCCATGGGGTTTGCCACGGTCAGCAAGGGCTACCCGCGCGGTTTTGAGACCGCCACCCAGGTGGCGCGGTCGGTGGCGCAACTGGCCCTGCATGGCCTGCCCGACACCTACTTCGAGGACTTCGTCCCACGCCTGGCGCAGGTGACGGCGGACGAGGTCAGCCGTGTTGCAGAAAAATACCTGGACCTGGCCAGAATGACGACGGTGATTGTCGGCGACTTGGATAAAATGTTGGGCTCACTGCCTGAACTCGGGCTCGGCCCGCACCAGGTCCTGACGCCCGAAGTCTGAAAGACGCGGAAGTCCAAGTTGAAGGCCATACGATTTCACGAACACGGGGGACCGGACGTCCTCCGCTACGAAGACGTGCCGGAGCCGGTCGCCGGCCCCGGTGAAGTCGTCGTGCGCGTGCGGGCGTGCGCGCTCAATCATCTCGACCTGTGGCAGCGGCGCGGCATGGAGCGCGTCAGCATTCCGTTTCCCCACATCTCCGGCGCCGACGTGGCCGGCGAGGTGGCCAGCGCGCCCGGCGGCGAGTACGGCGTGGGCCGCCGCGTCATGCTGCAGCCGGGCCTCTCGTGCGGCCGCTGCGCGGCGTGCCTCGACGGCCGCGACAACGAGTGTCCGGCGTACGACGTGCTGGGTTACCGCAGCGACGGCGGCTACGCCGAGTACGTGAAGGTGCCGGTCCAGAACCTGATCGCGATTCCCGATGCGGTGGGCTTCGTGGAAGCGGCAGCGTTTCCGCTGGCGTTCCTGACCGCGTGGCACATGCTGATCACCCGCGCCAGGTTGCGCGCCGGCGAGGACGTACTCGTCATCGGCGCCGGCAGCGGCGTCGGGCAGGCGGCCATCCAGATCGCGTGGCGGCACGGCGCGCGCGTGTTTGCGACCGCCGGGTCGGATGACAAGCTGGCCAAGGCGCGGCAGCTGGGCGCGTACGAGGTGGTGAACCAC from the Acidobacteriota bacterium genome contains:
- a CDS encoding pitrilysin family protein — translated: MSPVDRSRLPVPGPDRPFHFPRIARRTLANGLELRAVTHSSVPVTAIVLLVPGGSSADPADRHGLVSITSGLLDEGSRGESALEVADRLARIGGDLDLEVGADAVVVSLTTLDRFSETGLSMVREIVSAPNLAADDFNRIRNLRLERLRQMKDHAGAMAERAFARVLYDSHPYGHLGLGTTASLTATTVDETRLLHAALFAPAGSTLVIVGDRPAEELLDLAAAAFGEWRAAASTMTVDRGAALAAPPAMPLTRLGVVSRPGAAQSELRIGHACAPRATPDYHALLMLNTILGGQFVSRINLNLREAKGYTYGVRTGFDLRRGIGPFVMQTSVGTDVTVPAIREALNEIRDIAATRPPTADELSMGFATVSKGYPRGFETATQVARSVAQLALHGLPDTYFEDFVPRLAQVTADEVSRVAEKYLDLARMTTVIVGDLDKMLGSLPELGLGPHQVLTPEV
- a CDS encoding zinc-binding dehydrogenase — its product is MKAIRFHEHGGPDVLRYEDVPEPVAGPGEVVVRVRACALNHLDLWQRRGMERVSIPFPHISGADVAGEVASAPGGEYGVGRRVMLQPGLSCGRCAACLDGRDNECPAYDVLGYRSDGGYAEYVKVPVQNLIAIPDAVGFVEAAAFPLAFLTAWHMLITRARLRAGEDVLVIGAGSGVGQAAIQIAWRHGARVFATAGSDDKLAKARQLGAYEVVNHATQDVPAAIKEFTGGRGVDVVVEHVGTATWDRSLKSLARGGRLVTCGATTGHDARIDLRFLFGRQLSLLGSYMGRKGELLRAAQFFFSGELRSVVDQTYPLSEAAEAQRRLESRQQFGKIVLIA